Sequence from the Ailuropoda melanoleuca isolate Jingjing chromosome 10, ASM200744v2, whole genome shotgun sequence genome:
GGCCAAGGCCCTACCCAGGGAGGCTCCCATCACATGGAGGAGGTGGAACGCTCACAGTGGGAAAATCAGGTTGAGTTGCACCCAAAGCATCACACCCAGGGGGCCCCATCAGAGTCAGCCAATGGCACGGGCACAGAGGGTACCCGGGAAAGGGATTTCTGGTAtggggcccttgggaggtgaGGCACATGGGCCTTGAAATGAGTTGGGATGGAGGGAAAGACAGGCATGTGGGGTAGAGGTTATGGGCTCTGAGACGGCACAGATGTGGGCTGGAGCAAGGAGCCTCCAAACAGGAGCCACACCGGCTATGGGCCACGTGACTCTGTCTGATGAAGAGCAAAGGTGGGAACCATGGGAGGAGAGCAAGAGTGCCTCCCTGTGACCCTGCAGGGGTCAGTGCCTTCCTGGCCTTGTTGCTGCATGCCCTGGAGATCCAGAATCTGAGGATGAAGCCCAGCCCCCCCCAGTTCTCCGTGCAGTGGCCTTACTACGTCCTTGGCTTTGCCATCGTTCTGTTCATAGTGGCTGGTGAGTGTCCTGGGGTCGgtgcccttctccctgccctctgtctGGATTCAGGAGCCATGGACGCTCTAGAGCGGTGTTGTCCAAAACTGTTCACTAGATACTTGtggctaattaattaattaaaatgaaataaatagaaattcagttcctcagtcaagctagccacatttcaggtgttCGGTAACATTATTATGTATCTAGAAGCTGCCATATTAAATGTGCAGATGTAGAGATTTctatcattgcagaaagttctactgaACAGCACTGCTCTAGAGCCTGAGCCCTATCTCTCATCCTTGTCCTCCTTGATTTTAGAACCAACCTCCAGATTTCATATTCTGTCTTATTCTGTCCAGACTCCTACAGGTTTCTAtgcctatctctgtctctgtcctggaATCTCTGATCTTATTCACCTCACCTTCACCTTACCGTCTTATCTTTATATACCATCACCGTCTAAGCCCTCAATCctaattttgtccttttttctgaATCTTCCCGCTCTATTAACCTGACCCATGACATAATCtattttaacttgattttatTATACAGTGAatgtataaacatatttataatgtatgagataggtaattaaaaataaaccgtATGCCCATTTCCAccaggtaattaaaaataaaccgtATGCCCATTTCCACCATATAGTTTAAGAACTAGCCATTATTTTCATGGAATCTGTTGTTTGTAAGTTGCATTCTCATTTATGTATCAccgagaaagaaaaaaacaccttaatTATAAGGTGCTGTAGCTTGTAAGGCACATCCTTATTCCAGAAATGTGAAAACAGTGGGCTTGTCAAACACTGATGAAATATGGTAGAATATTAACTATCTTTAAAGTTTTCCCCCCTCTCAACCATGTGGCTTTTCCTGATCGTGTCCTCTTGTCCCTCAGGAACCGATTATTCTGAAGTTTGTGATAATCATATTTACCACacacatatttatctttaaacaatatattacttaattttacttgttttaaaactttgaataATCATACTGTGTTTATACAACAGTATAACCTCCATGTTAATACCAGGAACTCtaaggttcatttatttttaccattttaagtaATTAATTGTATAACTAAGCTTGTCTGTAGAAGGAGCATGGTATTTCTCTGTGGGAGAATTTTAAGCTTatcattgtttcttttaatgaCTATAGGATTATTCaggtattttgtttctttttgagttagttttgtaatttatgtatttctataagtttatacattttgtctaaattttgagatttattgacataaagtacttgaaatgttttcttttttaactttattttgtgATGCATCTGTAGttatatgcttcttttttttatacttaatttctcttttttcattgcCAGTTTTGTCAGAGGTTTACCACATTTTtagtctttccaaagaaccaCGGTTTAGCTTTCTTGAACCttcatattttatgtttgttttctatttaatttttgccTCTTATTTTGAACTTCCCTCCCTACTACTTCTTTGATTTATTCTGCTattccttttctagcttcttaagttAGGATCTAAGCTTAttgcttacttctttttttttttttaaagattttatttatttgagagagagagtgtgagagagagagagagagcatgagaggggtgaggggcagaggagaagcagactccccgcttagcagggagcccaatgcagggctctctctggggactccaggatcatgacctgagctgaaggcagatgcttaactgactgagccacccaggcgcccctgcttcttcttttctaagTAGGCAACTAAAGCTTTAATTCCCCTGTAAGAATTGTATTTGCAGCTCCCATTTTCATATGCAGTATTTTATGTTATTGTTCTATTTCAAATTTCTAGTTCCCCTTATGATTTTTTTGCTCCGtgagatattttaaagtatacttttaaatttccaagcatacaatttttttattgtatcatgTTAAtgattttaacttaatttcaATGTGATGAAAGATCATGGGGTATATAATCTTAATGTGTTCagatttattgagacttttttttttttaattttatttatttatttgacagagatagagacagccagcaagagagggaacacaagcagggggagtgagagaggaagaagcaggctcatagcggaggagcctgatgtggggctcgatcccataacgccaggatcccgccctgagccgaaggcagacacttaacgactgctccacccaggcgcccctgagacttgttttatagcCTAGTTTAAGGtccattttcatgttttatgttGAATGCAACTTTGCATTTGTAAACATTAGATCAAgcttatttattatattgttcTAATCTTGATTCAGAATTGTTCTACTTTAAGCtggtcacagaaagacaaatactgcatgattgcACAATATGAGATGACCGAAATAGTCAAAGTCGTAGAAGCcgagtagaatggtagttgccaggggccaggagggCGAAATGAGTTGTTGTTCGATGGGTATGTCTCAGTTAttcaagataaataagttctaaaGACGTGCTGCACAACATAATGCCTACAGTTAACAATTCTGTACTGTCCACTTACAAATTTGCTAAGTAGGTAGATCTCATGTTAGgtattcttaccacaataaaaaaattaaaataatagctgaaaagaatgaatttgtgttttgaaaaatagaaatgatatccaagtatattttttatttaaaaaaaaatttttttttaaaagattttatttatttatttgacagagatagagacagccagcgagagagggaacacaagcaggaggagtgggagaggaagaagcaggctcatagcagaagagcctgacgtggggctcgatcccataaagccgggatcacgccctaagccgaaggcagacgcttaaccgctgtgccacccaggcgcccccaagtatattttttaaataaagaaaattacattaattttaaaaagctgaaaaaaaaacaatagaacctACTTCCTATAGGCCATTCTCCAGCTCATTCATGTATATgccctgttttcctttctcattgcTTCCAACTTAATGTGGCAGGAACTATTCCTGACGGATTCAGATGCCAGTTTCAGAGGGGCGGAGCTTACACATATATGGGaaatttctcttgatttttcccTGCAAAACTCCTCTCAACTGTCTTCATAAGCAGCTTAATGACAGCCTAACACACAGCCTAACGCTCTACCCCAGAACGTACAGATGTGGTTGGCATCTCTCAGGCCAGAAACAGAATTGAAGCAATGTGAAAAGGTCCACAAAACCACAGTCTCCTACAAAAGCATACCTTTCAAGAAATTTAGGTATTAACAAAGTCAACTCACGTTTTAATTGCATCATACTTGCTTCAAGGCTAAAGCAAGAAAACATGTGGGTTCAAGTCTACCAGTAAAagagacaaatatatatataatgaaattgtATTCACAAATTTTTATAAGCCTAGACTCGTGCTCATGGTGCAGTAGAAAACCACATCAAAggagtggcagcagcagcagagaaatTCACAGGTAGACAGATTTCAGTTCAACATGCAGAAAGAAAGTCTACCAATTAAAGCTACCCAGCAAGCCTttcaaaacacaatgaaatggaaatactagCGCAAGTATGGGGAAATACCAGAATGTTCTCTGCAGCATTATCTAAGGAagggaaatatataaaattacgTTACATTCACGTAATGAAGTGCTATGTAGCTGTTAAGAAGTATAGTAAATCTTTATGTATTGATGTGGAGGGCCCTTCATGCTCTATTATGGGGGGGTAGCAAATTGggaaaattatgtataaaattattttaaaggcagaaaaaaagaattgttctGTTTTACTGGTGAATTGAACTTTTAATCATTGTGCATGCtgtgatcctttttatttctaataatccCTTTTGTTAAAGTCTGTTTTATCTGATATTACTCTAACTACTCTGCATTCTTTAGTTTAGTATTTGCCTGTTATATATCTTTCTAATCTACTTATATGTGATCATGTAGcttatgattgtattttttttcatctagttttataatctttgtcttttaactggagcatttattattcatttatatttattgtgactactgatatatttatattttttcctaccaCCTTactttttgctttcagttttttctgctccccaacccccacctctcTTGCCTTGCTTTGAATTGATTGACTTTTATTGATAGAATTCTCAttatattttctccctctttagTTTGGAAGTTATGCAGTCTATTTGTATTCTTGTAGGAGCTACTGTTGACATTTTAACATGCTTACTAAACAAAGTTGAGAGTTCATCAACATATTTATGCTCTTTATAAATAATACAAGGTAGTGCCTTCCCAATTTATATGCTATTTTGCACGTTttagtttcttctgttttctttttaattctatatatttaacatttttattttatgcatttgatATTCATTGGTTTaaatttacccacatatttaccaaTTTAATTGCTCATCAAACCTTCTCAGTCCTTCTGCCTGAAATACATCCTTTATAATGGGTTTTAGTGAGGGACAGTTGGAGATACACTCTCATATTTTGTTTGTATGAAAtagtcttcctttcatttttgtttattaaaattggTTTTGCTGAACTTACATTTTTAAGTTGACAGTGTCCCCAAGCATTCAagatattattctattattattattattttaccactTCCATTCCATTGTTGTTGACTCtaaaaatatcattctttttgaagcaatctttgttttctctcagACCTTCTTTGGTACTTTACAGGGTGTGGATTTTTGTGTTATGACTTGTGGTGTGAACTAAGCCTGAGGAGTGATGTCTTTCAGAATTTCTCGaccattttaatctctttttttatctctatgttctttccttctcttttctttcctttgtggaaCTCCAGGAAGACATCTGTTAGACTTTGTCACTCCATcctatgtctgtctgtctgtctctctcttttcatgCTTTCCGTCTCTTTGTCTTTCTGGACTGCATTTGGAGTAACTTATATAGATGTGTCTTCAGTTTCATCCGTTCACTTTCCAGCTGTGTCTGATCGGCTGCTTCACCtgttcattacatttttatttcagtcaatCTGTTTCTATAACTGGAAATTATATTTTCCCTTAATTCGTGTTATCTTTATACTCTTTTtccttacttatatttttaatctattctctaaatatatttttattatacattgaGTTAAGCGTACTTTGCATTCTGTGCCTTATAAGCTTAACAACTGAATGAGTCCTTTGGCTGCTGTTTTTGCAGGCTCTTGCTTGTGGTGTCTTGTTTCTTGTATGTTTGTGAATTCAttttccttggaatttttttttcaggtagaaATTCTTCAAggcctgtatttatttatttatttatttataataattcttcGAGGcctgtatttatttacttatttaataatccttttttattatgtcatgttagtcaccatacagtacatccttagtttttgatgtcatgttccatgattcattattttcatgtaacacccagtgcaccatgcaatacgtgccctccttaatacccatcagagGCCTgtatttaaagtgttttttcaAAAAGGTACGTACATTTGGTTCTGCTTGTTGCTTGGGTGCACAACTAGCCAAGGATTGCAATTGGTATTGTGAAGTTAGTTGCAGACCCACAGGACAGCTAGCCTCTGTTCATGAACTCCCAGTCAGTACAGGTAACTTTGAAGTTCTAGCTTCATATGGCAGACCCTGGTTAGATTCCTTATCTTGAGCAGGCCCGGggcttttcctctcattttgtgtcccaaatggccaacagaatGGAAACTCAGGGTCACCTGGGTTGAGGGTATGTGTCCAAGGTGAAGGCCAATTGTGGGCTTGCTTAAACTCTCTAGGTTTCTGTTTTCACTAGAGTTTTGCTCCTAAGAATGCCTTACCCTGATGCCAGTTTGACCATGTATTTAGAAATAGGTTTTTGAAGAAATAGCTTATATagaatttttgtggtttttggcAGGAGAGTATGTAGTCTGCTATCGTGCTGAACAGGGAAGTTGTTCTTTCTCTTAGCCTCAACCTTAATACAGCATTTATTATTCACTCAAGATATCTccatttgtggggcgcctgggtggctcagtcgttaagcatctgccttcggctgagggcgtgatcccggggtcctgggatcgagcgccgcgttgggctcctccgctgcgagcctgcttcttcctctcccactctccctgcttgtgttccctctcttgctggccatctttctctctctctgtcaaataaataaataaaatcttttaaaaaaaagatatctccATTTGTTTTATGACAttggttctctttttcctttcttttactttactGGGGGTCTTGGGTTGGGCATCAAGAAGTCTGGGTTTTGTGCTTGACCTTCCTCTCTTACACCTTGTTTTCTTACCTATTAATAGTTAGCCAGTTGCTAAGATGCCTTCCAGCACTGGCTATGGTTCTGTGAGTTCTTCCGTCTATTTGTATGCCTTGCCATGTGATGCATTCTGTTTTCCGTCTATCTCTGTAATACTCTATGTTGGAGGGGAGAACTAGGGAGGGCGGGTGCAGGCCAGAGGGGGTCACATTTGAGGAGGGAGTCCCTGAGCTCACTCTCTAACCTGAGCCAAACTTTCGCTGTTACCCAGGTGCCGTCTGCCTCTTTCAAGAAACAGCCTGCCTTAGCTGCCATTGGCTGCCCAATTCCCGGAGTATCGAGGAGACCCAAGGGGTCCCACACCTGGAGAATCTGGAGAGTTTGGGAGGAGACCTGAGCTCAATACAAAAGGAGACACTGCTGAAGGAAGAAACGATAATCTAGTCCGAGAGAGTGTCAGCTGTGTGAATGTGGGGGGCGTGGAGGCTGAAGGGGCAGCCAGTCTCTGCCGCTTCTCACGAGCTTCCTGAGTCAGATCAGTGCTCCCCTTCCCCGTACTCACACTGATTCTGTCTTGCTTGTATTTGcaatttattaaaagtttttttgaatTATTCTGTGTTTcctgagtgcttttttttttgcaggtgTTTTCAATAGAAGAACTACTGTCTGTTAATCCAAACCTCAGAAAAACAGCCTGGAGGAcagcaggggaggaaggaataTGACAAAATGATCAAGTGAAGTAagcttttgtaaaacaaaaaccaaacggAACATAACCCCAACGAAGGGTGTTTGAGTTagtgacattaaaaagaaaaaatgatgtcCCCAGGCAAAGGTGTGACTCAGTACAGGAAACTTAAGTATGTGTTGGAGGGAAGGGTTGGGAGTGGTTAAAGGTGAATGCTTCTCAGGATTAAGCCCCCAGGTTTGGAAGTGTGAGTCTCGTGGGTCTGTTCCCCGCCCTGGGGGAAAGCAGAAGCAAGTTAGCCAACCAACAATGGGTGTTCCGTCCTCTCACTAGCACCAGGGGCATCTCTAATGTGCCCCCCTTCACTGTCCTGAGGGTGCTTACAGACTGGGGGGCTCTCAGGTCCCCAGCTAGGATGGGTGTAGCTGGGAAGTACGAATGCTTCTGGGCAATAATGGGGCTAGACCAGTGATCCAAGCCCTCTGCTACCTTCATCTCCACCTTCATCTGAACAATACCCACCAGCAACGCCTCCCCACTTTGCTCTCTAAGGAACACATAGGTGCGAAAAGCTCTTATAACTTAAGCAGTGCAACTTCAAAAACAAGTACGGGGAGCTGTGTGTCTTTCTGGATGGGCATGTGATGGAGGCATGTGATGGTGAGGGTCGGGTGGGCTTTGTTGGGACTCTTAGCCAGTGTTTGTTAAAGGTGACCTTGTGCAGTGCACCATGGGGGTTATTTCCTGTTCTCCAGATGCTCACACCCAAGCAGAGAAGCTCAGACATACACACTTAAACACAGTCACTCGGTGTTTTTAGattgtttttagtttcttattaCATTTCTCTCCAAAAGGTATCTTGAGAGTTTCTTATAGGGATGTGATGACAGCTGAGTTCGTCTTCTCACTTTTCCTcctaaaaaacaacaagaaaaaacccCATGCAGGAACTATAATTATCAATGAAACTAGGAATAGAGAAAACTTACGAACTCTAGAATATATAACTACAGCCCCAAACACTAAACCAGCAGAACCAGGATGGGAAGCCACAACTGGGAGACTGGCATGGTGGGCAAAGTGGGGTGCTCCAGAGCACATAGAGGCCCTAGTtgtggcaaattaaaaaaatcattagcaaaTATTAACCTTCAGATATCAGAGAAGGATACACCCTGAGAGGGAATGGCTATGAACAGGATagggaagaaaggggggtgggggtgcagggggggGCCACATATGTcggggaggcagagaaggcacGGAAAGTGCATGGGAGTCTATAAAAGGAAAGATTGAAGGAAGTACCACTTTGTAAAGAGAGACAACCTTGGAGGGTGGGTGACAGTATCACTTGGGGAAAGAAGGTGAATGGTAGTATGAACCCTCCGAATCAAGTTAGGATGTAAGAATCCAGGAATCCTGGCTACACAGGGAACGCATATCTGACAGAAAGCATCCCTTCATGTAGCAAAGGGAGAGTCCTCACGCTGAGAAGCAGGGAACGCTCTCCTGCCCTGGCTCCCTTCCACAGGATCCTCGTGCAAAGAGCTGGTTCAGGAAAACCAAACTCATTTGAGTAAAAGAGTAAAACAGCAATATCAATCAAAGGTATTATTATTGaagaagaaaccaacaaaaaCGGATAGAGAAGTTGTAAAGTCTGGATATGAAGAAAACTCACCAGAAAAGTGTTGCCACAAACTAGAGGAAAACTATAACCCAACATtccaagataaattttaaaaattagtgaaacaATGGCAGCTAGGAGGACAAAAAATCCCACAAATCAGAATCATAGGAACTCAGAGAAGAACAGAAGGTGAAGACCAGATAACAGGAATATGACATGAGAATGGACAGAATTCAAGAAAGAACCGGAAAAAGTCGGGTATTGGAGACTAACTTACAAGAAGCACCAGAGAGAGCAAATGCTGGAACAGTAAGAGACACAAAGGATAAGGACAGTAaaagtgaaggaaatgaaataaagaagcGAAAGGATGAGTGGGAAAGCGGAAGCaataaaagacaggaaaaggagATTCAAGATGGGTAAAACTGGAGGAAGGGACTGAAATAAAGGGACAGACAGATATTTAATGACAATGCAAGAAAATTTTCCTGAAGTAGATTAACTTTCTGTTGAAAGGGAGTAACATTTACTTGGGACAATTGATACAAAATGATCAACTCCTTCCATTATGGGACAGtgctttgtctgtttgtttttaaagattttatttatttgtgagagagagagagatagagagagagagagcaggcgcacaagcagggggagcagcaggctccctgctgagcaaggagcccattgtgggacttgatcccaggactatAGGATCGGGACctgctgaaagcagatgcttaacctactgagctacccaggagtcccatttgtttgtttgtttattgaaaCACACAGTTACTCTGGAAGGAAGCACTATCCCTATCATGAAAGACCTGGAGCCTTTTTACTTCCTTTATGCACAAATACCGACATCCCATAGAAAATTACCAGACATGCAAAAATGCgactcagacaaaaaaaaaaaataacccatagAAGCAGATGCCATGACCATTCAAGCATTGGGGTTAGGGGACACAAACTTTAAGATAGCTATTATTAATATgttaaattagaagaaaagaagtgcaaaatactcaaaaaacagaaaactctaCCACGATGCCATTTCTCCCCGTGAAATCtgcaaaagcaatttttttagagttttaagtttctctttttttaaagattttatttatttatttttgagagagagagagagagagagagagagagaccgtgcATGCACACGAGCagcgcccctccccccaagggagaagcagattccccgctgagcagggagccggaggcGGGGCTCTGtgtcaggatcctgggaccatgaactgagcagaaggcagatgcttaaatgactgagccacccaggcgccccaaaatcaaAATTTTGATGCAACGTTGTGTTGGCTAAGGTGTGGGGTGGCGGGCACTGTCACATGTTGCAGACAGAAGTGCAAAATGACATAACCCCTGCCGAGGGGAATCTTGCAATGTGTGCAAAACTACAGAAGCATTCCTGCTTTAACATTCTCAATTTAATGATTTATCTAACAGATATACCTGTACACACGTTTAAAACTGATATAGGTACAGGTATACGAAGTGCTGCATTTGTCACATCAAATGAGCAACTCAAACGTCCATTAATAGGGGACATGTTAAATTATGTTACATCCACactagcttaagaaaaaaaaagtgaggggcgcctgggtggcacagcggttaagcgtctgccttcggctcggggcgtgatcccggcgttgtgggatcgagccccacatcaggctcctctgctatgagcctgcttattcctctcccactctccctgcttgtgttccctctctcactggctatctctctgtcaaataaataaataaaatcttaaaaaaaaaaaaaaaaagaaaaaaaaagtgagaaagatgTCTGTGTACTGACATGGCAAATTTTCTAGGACATATTACATGATAAAAAACAAGGTATCTGGgggccttgggtggctcagtcggttacactctgccttcagctcaggtcatgatcctggggtcctggagctcaagtcccacgttgggctccctgctcagcggggcacctgcttctccctctccctctgcctctgtgcgctcctgctctctctgtctcaaata
This genomic interval carries:
- the TMEM225B gene encoding transmembrane protein 225B isoform X2, which encodes MGRPVMLTLQDKDVKGFTWAIAPALTSLGYLLILLVSVFPFWVRLVNEESHEVFFSGLFENCFHIRCWKPRPLSVYIILGRVFLLSAVVLSFLTTFILVSFASQLFPRTRKHNLVSAFISFLTGWPRPYPGRLPSHGGGGTLTVGKSGVSAFLALLLHALEIQNLRMKPSPPQFSVQWPYYVLGFAIVLFIVAGAVCLFQETACLSCHWLPNSRSIEETQGVPHLENLESLGGDLSSIQKETLLKEETII